In the Doryrhamphus excisus isolate RoL2022-K1 chromosome 2, RoL_Dexc_1.0, whole genome shotgun sequence genome, CAGCACACAGGAAGCGTTTGACTGACAGGTCCAGATGTAGACATTCTTCATTCGAGTCTGATTAGATTCAAGATGGTGGTTTTTGACTTACGATCCAGTCCCCCTCTCCGATATCCCGACTATAACGGAGTTTCCTTTTTGTAATTAAACCCAGGATCCGATCCTTCAATTTGCAGTTTCAGGGTTTGTTTAAGGCTTAGTTCTGTTTCGCCGACCGGATAGTTCTCCAGAACGTCCCTGTTCTGGATACTGCGAGGGACCGAGACCCTACCCAGGAAGACCTGATTACCCTGTATGTGATAATTCGGGTTGGTCATGATTCCGTTACGCCTCTTCTCAGCGCAGCTCTGCTGCTGGATGAAGAGCTGGTCTTGGACTTGACTCCGATCCTGGTGCTGGATGGATCCTCCGATTAAGACTTTGCAATGAGGATCCTTTGCCGCGATGTTGGCGACTGATTTATTGAGGGCCACTCGCTTGTCAAATTGCGTCATCTCGTACTCAAGAACCGGACCCTGATTTGATTTTTTCTTGTCTGCGGCTTTGCTGTTTGACGTTCCGTTTCCGATTTTAGTTCCCTTTGTGGATTTGAGACCGGATTTCAACAGAGACCAGTCAAAGTCATTGGACGGCGAGGGCGGCTGCTGAGGCCCGATTGATTTCGTTGTGGACGAAGGCGAGACGATGGACTGCCTGCTGCGACTTCGAGGCAGCGAGTGCTGCTGGATTTGTTCCGTAAACGTCAAAGCGTGAAAGCTGTCGATGGGTACGGTTTGAGCCGTGGCTGTAGACGACGTGGTTCTCAGGGAGGAGTTCTTTGAGCTCTTGAGCGAATTATTTGAGAGTGACGATTTCTGTCGATCGACGGTGGAATCGGGGGATTCAGACGGGGAGCTGAACGCATGCACGGGTCCGTTGGCGAGACCGCGTCCGGCTGACTGCAGATCTCCCGCGCCGGTGCTGCCGGAACTACTTGATTTGATGGTGAGGGACTGCATTTTAACGGTCACAGACATTTTGTCGTCCATGGTGTGTACCGGAGACGGATTGCCGCCGTTAAGCGTTGAGGCGCCATATTTTTCCAAGAGTTTTATAATCATAGAATGGCCGCCTTTTGCCGCCACTCTCATTGCAGTGCGTCCGAATTGGTCGGCGtggttagggtcggcaccgttTTCGAGGAGTATCTGCACAACGTCGATGTGACCCTCCTGGGCGGCGATACCCAAGGCGGTTGCGCCTTGGTTGCACGTGTGATCGACGCGTGTCCCGTTGTCAATCAAAAACTGCACAACTTTGGTGTGGCCTTGCCAGGCGGCAGACTGGAGCGCCGAACGTTTCTCGTTGTCGCTGGCATTCACGTCGGCGTGGTAGTTGATCAGCAGCCTCACCATTTCCACGTGACCCTGCCAGCAGGAAACGTGGAGGGCCGTTCGCCCCTCGGTGTCACAGGCTTCCACGTTGGCGCCGTTTTCCAGGAAGTACTCTGTCATTGCTAGCTGGTTTTCGAGTGCCAAGATGTACAACGTCGGGCGTCCGTCTGCGTCTTTGTAGTCGATGTCTGCGCCGTGGCTGAGCAGAAGTTCGACGACGTCCCTGTGGCCTTCTAGTGCAGCCACCCTGAGAGAGTTCCTCCCGTCGTAGCCTCGCTGGTCGATGCACGACTTGTTGTCCAGGAGAATCTGAACGCAGTCGTAATGTCCTTCTTGCGCGGCTAATATCAACTGTATCCTGCCGTCGTTATCGACCTCCACGCAACGGGCGCCTTGTTCGATGAGCGCTTCGCAAACTTGCCGGTGGCCCTCAAACGACGCCATGTGCAGCGGTGTCCAGCCTGCGTCGTCTCTGTGGTTCTCATCCAGACCTCTGTCCAGCAGAGTCCTCACCACCTCCACGTTCCCCTGAGCCGAGGCGATGCTCAGCACCGTCCTTCCCTCGCTGTCGATGCTGTCGACGGCGGCGCCCCAGAACAGCAACGTATTGACAACTGACGCGTGCCCCATGGACGCCGCTGCAAGGAGCGGTGTGCGTCCATTGTTGTCCGTGTGATCCACATCGGCGCCACCTTCCAGAAGTAAATCGACCACGTCTACGTGTCCTTCGTAGCCGGCCACGAGGAGCGGGGTCATGCAGTCTTTGTCGCAGTGGTCTACCTCGGCCCCCCTGTCGATGAGAAGACTCACGACAGAAGCGTGGCCTTTACTCGCGGGGATGCAGAGCGCCGCCACCGAAAGGGCGGTCCGACCGTCCACATCTTCATGATTGACTTCGGCGCCATGATCTAAGAGATGCTCCACTATCTCTCTGTGTCCCATGTACGCGGCGGCGATGAGAGCGGTTCTTCCCTCATTGTCGGCTTTGTTGACCTCGGCGCCGTGCTGAAGGAGGTTCAACACGATATCCTCGTGACCCCCCCAGGCGGCCGCTCTCAAAGCCGTCCTGCCGTCGGCATCGGCGCAGTCCACTTTGGCGCCGGCGTAAAGTAGAGCCGAAACGACTTCTGAATGTCCTCCCCAAGCCGCCGAACGGAGCGCCGTCCAGCCGTCGTGATCCGTGTGGTTGATGTTGGCCTCGCAGCCAATGAGACAGTTGACCACTTTGGTGTGACCTTGTCTCGCGGCAAGGGTAACCGCCGTTTGTCCGTGGTTGTCCACCAGCTCCATGTTTGCTCCTCTGGAGATCAGCAAGTTGACGACGTCGAGGTTTCCGCTGTAGGCCGCGTTCGAGAGTAGCGTTCTTCCGCTGGAGTCGCACTGATTCACCGACGCCCCGTTATCCAGCAACGTCCGAATTGAGTCCTCTCGTTCTAGCGCCTGTTGCACGATACACGAGGCGTGGTCATCTTCGTTGTTGACGTGGGCTCCGGCTTTCACCAGAAGCTGCAAAACCTCCTGCTCTTTCGGTATCGAAGTGGTCAAAGAGTCTTTAGCGGGAGTCCCATTCCAGACCATCCAAAGAGCCAGATTCGACGGCTCCATCTGGAGACTGGAATTGACCAAGTGAAGAGCAAACTCCTGCACTTGATGTGGTTTAAGCTGCTTTGCTCGGCAGGTGAAACTCATCGCCAACATCCTGTGTCCCTCGGCGGCGTTGCACAGATACTTTTGCGTACAGTGCTTAACATCGAGGAGCCACTCGGCAAAACTGTAATGAAAGAGGATTTTAGTATTCCCGAAACCGTCCACCAACAACTTGGACAGAATGTCCATCTTTTTCTGGAACTCTTCCATAGTCAGAGTCATGTTCTTGGTCCAAACTGCGTGGTAGAGCTCCTTGACCGTGAGCGGCCTGCAAGTTGCCAGGATGACGTTGAGAATGGGCTGGACTTTGGCAAACTGTTTCCTGACAAAGAGTCTCTGGCAGAGCCAAAGGTAGAGGCCGTTGAGCGTTCCGGGGATGTCGCGGATCTCGCGCAACATGATGAAGTTCTCCACCACGCCGTCCAGTACTCGTTCCAGGTATAGGAAGCATCCGCTGCTTTTGATGTGGAGTTGGTTCAGCATCTCTGCAGTCTCCTTGGTGAGGTGCTGTCTCAGGGCCTCCTCCTGGTCCAGGCGGTGGAGGATGTACTGTTGAACATCCTTGACGATGTAGGCCTTGCGTAGATCATCCAGGCTGATCTTTCGGAACCCTAGGAGAGGAAAAGTACAACAAGATGAGTAATGAATCGGAAGATTACGATGCATAATCATTAAactgtggcggcacggcggtcgagtggttagcgcgcagacctcacagctaggagaccagggttcaattccactctcggccatctctgtgtggagtttgcatgttctcccccgtgcatgcgtgggttttctccgggtactccggtttcctcccgcattccgaaaacatgctaggttaattagcgactccaaattgtccataggtatgaatgtgagtgtgaatggttgtttgtctatatgtgccctgtgattggctggctggcgaccagtccagggtgtaccccgcctctcgccctgggataggctccagcaccccccgcaaccctcgtcaggaaaaagcagtagaaaatgaatgaatgaagacattttccgggctgcacggcggtcgagtggttagcgcggaggccacacagctacaagacccgagttcgactccaccctcggccatttctgcagggagtttgcatgttctccccgtgcatgcgtgggttttctccgggtactccggtttcctcccacattccaaaaacatgctaggttaattagcgactccaaattgtccataggtatgaatgtgagtgtgaatggttgtttgtctatatgtgccctgtgattggctggctggcgaccagtccagggtgtaccccgcctctcgcctgaagacagctgggataggctccagcactcctgcaaccctcatgaggaaaaagcagtaaaaaatgaatgaatgaatcattaaaCTGCTGCAGTCGTCCGCGTTCATGACTTTAAAACCACGTCGTGTGTTCAGCCATTGATTTTTATACTTTGAGATAATTAGGTTCAGCTAATCTCCAATTTCCTAAGGCGCAGGATAACTGACTAAAATACATCCTTACAGAGGAAATGAGCGCGTCGGCCCTGTGGCTGCTGGCAGGAGAGAGACCATCAGGAGCGGTTTGCTTTCAAGTCAGGCAACAAGCAATACGGAAAACAAATCTGGGGCAAATAACTCGCCGTGCACTCTTCCTGAGAGgctgttttaataataatagagtGTGCAAAAGTTACAGCTGAAACATCAACTTAAGTGAGCGAGTGATCAACAAGTCTCCCCCCCAAAACAAAACCCCTGCCAACAGATATAGAACTTTATGGAATACAAAACCACAAAGAAGTATTCCTCTGTGGAAGAAAATAAGTCATGTTCTTTCACTAAGTGCCTTCTTATTTTTGCAACACAATTGGCAACGGCAAAGGTTCAGACCCACCACATCATCAGTAAAGTCACctgacacatgcaatccagaaaattatatgtaaatgttacacttaggggggaaaaagtgggctaataaattgacaataaaagcacaaatactgcggatttcacaaaacaacagatggaatgatacagcactctacaagaagcaatgaagtctgtaaaatttaataatgaaaaaatatatccaaaaattgttacaactatgatgaaaatggtaatattaatgattataataatggtgataataataacaataataatggcaataatgataaagattataaatacaagtaaatacaaggatgaagagtcttgaaccagtcatgatgtgctatatatatcactatattgacacttactatggtacccattatggcattggatgctcatatcacctcctactttggtacgtgacaaaaaataaataaattaaaaaattaaaaaaaaaatattaataaaattaaataaaattaaaaaaattattatgaattaaaaaaaaaaaaaaacttaaactgtattatggaaagcaggaagtgaacaaatgtaacagttactgattgtaaaagtaccagatggaggggtaggatttaataagctttgcttcttcctactccttttggacatgtggaactgggaactgattatctgatgcattcaattgtaatctgatgcatgttcaaatgaaataaaaccattaccaattaacatagcatgtttttggaatgtgggaggaaaatggagtaaaataaataaaaatagtagtaaaattaaaaataaaatttctaaatttaaaaaataaaacaaaatacaaccaaaaacaataaaaaaataaaaataaaaaaaaacttcaactatattaggaaagcaggaagtgaacaaatgtaacagttactgattgtaaaagtaccagatggaggcgtaggatttaataagctttgcttcttcctactccttttggacatgtggaactgtgaactgattatgggatgcattcaattgtaatctgatgcatgttcaaatgaaattaaaccattaccatataacaataatgataataatgataaaacaaGACTGTgtcatgaacatgattatatcttgcaaaaaaggggtaggcatttataagcttttgtttcagcctactcctttttgggcttgtgatcatatagttgaatacaaatgtaaataatggaaagttatattttgattggtgtaagaaatgcactgtaatgtttcatatatttgcccaaataaaatacatttaaaaaaagtagctTAGCTCTAATGTTTAAGAATCTGTAAGCGAAAGGAAACATCCAATCAGGCCTGTGAAACATCCGACTGTTTCTTTCGCTAATTGTACACAGCATGCTTGTGACAGACAGCGTCAAACGGCGTCTGCTGTCTCGATGTAAAGACACTCGACTTTAGTCTCACATCTTTTGGAATGTTAGCCCCACGATCGCTGATCATGATGCATGACGATGGATGCAGTCAACCGTGTCTGTCTAAGAGTATTTCTAAGCATTTGCTGCCTCGGTTTAGAGTTCCCACGCTTTCAGGGGCCACCGGGACAGGAAGGGAACGTTACAGGGGTTACGTGTCCAACACTACTATGGAAAAGTTCTTCCAAAAATATGAGACAATTATTAAGTATCATCCAAATcaggaatcattcattcattttctaccacagggtcgcggggggtgctggagcatatcccagctgtcttcagggggcgagaggcggggtacaccctggacttgtcgcaagccagccaatcacagggcacatatagacaaacaaccattcacactcacattcatacctatggacaatttggagtcatggtaattaattagcctagcatgtttttggaatgttggaagaaaccggagtacccgggggcAGTACTTtctttttagagttgggacaccatggaaagattccggtcagataatcatttaatctatccattttctataccgcttatcctcactagggttgcaggtatgctggagcctaccccagctgtcttcggggccagaggcggggtacaccctggactggtggccagccagccaatcacagggcgccatatagacaagcaaccattcacactcacattcatacctatggacaatttggagtcgctaattaattagcctagcatgtttttggaatgttgaaggaaaccggagtacccggcggcAGTACTTtctttttagagttgggacaccatggaaagattccggtcagataatcatttaatccatccattttctataccgcttatcctcactagggttgcaggtatgctggagcctatcccagcccggggtacaccctggactggtcgcaagccagccaatcacagggcacatatagacaaacaaccattcacactcacattcatacctatggacaatttggagtcatgctaattaattagcctagcatgttttttggaatgtgggaggaaaccggagtacccgtagaaaacccacgcgtgcacggagtgaacatggaaactccacacagagatggccgagggtggaattgaactcgggtctcctagctgtgaggtctgcgcgctaaccactcgaccaccgtgcagcccctccatatcatatatatcataataatgcagtattttatttcataagtCACGTTTACTCTGTAAAGAGAGGTCTTGTTCTGTTTGCCGTTGTTCTAAGTACCTAGGCAttgaaccaatgcacagagtgaaccctcaaACTGCCTCTTTGGAGGTAACAGAcgtggaaaaacaaacactcaTGTACTTAACAATTTATAGATTATTGTGAGACAGCTTTTTTTCCGCTCTCGCTTATTCATTAATCTACTGCCTGGTCATTAAGTTAATTATTGTCTCATTGACAAACAGTTGGCCCAGAATAATCACTCGCTATAATTTCATGTATCTCATTATCTGTATATGTGATTGctttaaatgtgtaatatacTGCTGGTGTAATGTGTATTGAAGTACTGCCAAGGCCGAGGCTACTGTTTGGATAGGAACGAGCTGTGGAATTTTTCCTCCCACGAGGGCAGTAGAACCACACCTGGAAGCTGGATAGCAAACAGACAGTAGTTCCCAAGCTCGGAGTGAACTTTCGGACAAGAGCCCCCCCCCTCGATGAACACAGTAGGGAGGGAGGATGTGTTCTCGCTATCATTGCCGTTCGTCCTTGAGGCCTTTCTtgtcttaacccttagatgcacgagtgactggaccctacactcttccataagtgggtctaaaatgacccatactagaatcaatgcatttttatgccaattttgccattttggttaggaataatcacttgtatgatatttagtattatatttaggagttgataagttgataagaatcaaaggttcctattggattccatagaaaatacatgcaggtcatttttgacccacttatggaaggttggggtagtaacacaaaaactaaaatttcttaaaatttataaaatgtaagttaaaaagGGTatatagcaaaaacatgtttttgaggaatacctggaatatgaaatgataaaaaaaaaattcattacaaagatatttcaagaaaacaacctgaccgggtcatttttacccacttatggaaggttggggtagtaacacaaaaactaaaatgtcttaaaatttataaaaggtaagttaaaaaattgaatggcatgatattaaaaaaacatgtttttttttaggaatacctggaatatgaattgATAagttttcattacaaagatatttcaagaaaacaacctgaccgggtcatttttgaccaactaaaatgtcttaaaatgtataaaaagtaagttaaaaatgtgaatggcatgatattaaaaacatgttttttttaggaatacctggaatatgaaatgatgaaaaattttcattacaaagatatttcaagacaacaacctgaccgggtcatttttgacccacttatggaaggttggggtagtaacacaaaaactaaaatttcttaaaatttataaaagccaagttaaaaatgtgaatggcatgatattaaaaacatgttttttttaggaatacctggaatatgaaattatgaaaaattttcataacaaaaatatttcaagaaaacaacctgaccgggtcatttttgacccacttatggaaggttggggtagtaacacaaaaactaaaatttcttaaaatttataaaaggtaagttaaaatgtgaatggtatgatatcaaaaacatgttttattttaggaatatctggaatatgaattgataaattttcattacaaagatatttcaagaaaacaacctgaccgggtcatttttgacccacttatgcatctaagggttaaacattgattcaaaaaaaaaatcggatgATAGAAATTTCCGAGAGGTTTAAATCCAATCAAATAGCTGAATTGACGTTCTCTCTATGTCCATCCTTGAAAACACAGATTTACCACCAAAAACTTTATCACTCCCCAGCAGTAAACGGGCTGCTCGTTCATGACAACAGAAACTCCATGACCCCAACCCACTTTGTTTGGAATTGTTGCACTGCACTGTGCGCCTTTTCCtccttcacccccccaccctgttCTCTTTGGCTGCATGATTCCAGTTCCAGCTCCAActccagtcaaaaaaaaaatcaattttcaaATCCCAAACCCAAGAAATCTGGGAAGATGCGTGACTGCAGCCCTTCAAACTATGAACTCCCGTGGGAAGACTGATTAGTCAGTAGAACGGCAGTTTACTTGGCCTTGTTTCTGCGTTTTTATCAGAACCACTCGAGTGTCAACGCTCTTCTCATACTTCACATGATCAGATCAGATTGCAAGAAGCACTCGTTCGCAAGGTTCTTTTGTGGCGTCGGAACGCGGGACTCGGGAATGTTATGTGCTGTGGATGCATCCACTATTCCTCCTACGGTAGCTCTCTGGACCGGAGCCTTCTACGGACATTCTGGACTTGTGCCAACTGGGACGGGAAACCCAGCAGCTTAGCCGAGGGGAAGAGGCCATTAAAGGGGGAAACAAGCAATGCGGATCATGTCATATTTGActtgattgtttttatttgccgttaggACAATATTTATCGGAACTAAAAGGCCGATTCTGGATAGTGGCTTGATCTCAAATGAAATTGACTTCCTGCTGCAGACAAAACATTCCACGGTCACTGACACACTATTTACAAAGCGAGTCACTCCAA is a window encoding:
- the ankrd50 gene encoding ankyrin repeat domain-containing protein 50; this encodes MKRRRNQQSTMAQTSLLQGKRFYCREWVFHKIQHCLQEKSGNLSGVSSTPGKPQPPLGPSGALTSGSAKSGNSWGVLLVGGPGSGKTALCTELLWPTSAPGVQRGLHQQCLAFHFCRADDSDTLCVAGFIRGLVAQICRGGLVPGYEEKVRDPAVQSALQAGECERNPTEAFKRCVLLPLLSANPPPQALFLLVDSIDEGGQLGEAEQRSSSPGSPRTIAELLASHHEFLPPWLLLICSARRQNKAITKLFTGFRKISLDDLRKAYIVKDVQQYILHRLDQEEALRQHLTKETAEMLNQLHIKSSGCFLYLERVLDGVVENFIMLREIRDIPGTLNGLYLWLCQRLFVRKQFAKVQPILNVILATCRPLTVKELYHAVWTKNMTLTMEEFQKKMDILSKLLVDGFGNTKILFHYSFAEWLLDVKHCTQKYLCNAAEGHRMLAMSFTCRAKQLKPHQVQEFALHLVNSSLQMEPSNLALWMVWNGTPAKDSLTTSIPKEQEVLQLLVKAGAHVNNEDDHASCIVQQALEREDSIRTLLDNGASVNQCDSSGRTLLSNAAYSGNLDVVNLLISRGANMELVDNHGQTAVTLAARQGHTKVVNCLIGCEANINHTDHDGWTALRSAAWGGHSEVVSALLYAGAKVDCADADGRTALRAAAWGGHEDIVLNLLQHGAEVNKADNEGRTALIAAAYMGHREIVEHLLDHGAEVNHEDVDGRTALSVAALCIPASKGHASVVSLLIDRGAEVDHCDKDCMTPLLVAGYEGHVDVVDLLLEGGADVDHTDNNGRTPLLAAASMGHASVVNTLLFWGAAVDSIDSEGRTVLSIASAQGNVEVVRTLLDRGLDENHRDDAGWTPLHMASFEGHRQVCEALIEQGARCVEVDNDGRIQLILAAQEGHYDCVQILLDNKSCIDQRGYDGRNSLRVAALEGHRDVVELLLSHGADIDYKDADGRPTLYILALENQLAMTEYFLENGANVEACDTEGRTALHVSCWQGHVEMVRLLINYHADVNASDNEKRSALQSAAWQGHTKVVQFLIDNGTRVDHTCNQGATALGIAAQEGHIDVVQILLENGADPNHADQFGRTAMRVAAKGGHSMIIKLLEKYGASTLNGGNPSPVHTMDDKMSVTVKMQSLTIKSSSSGSTGAGDLQSAGRGLANGPVHAFSSPSESPDSTVDRQKSSLSNNSLKSSKNSSLRTTSSTATAQTVPIDSFHALTFTEQIQQHSLPRSRSRQSIVSPSSTTKSIGPQQPPSPSNDFDWSLLKSGLKSTKGTKIGNGTSNSKAADKKKSNQGPVLEYEMTQFDKRVALNKSVANIAAKDPHCKVLIGGSIQHQDRSQVQDQLFIQQQSCAEKRRNGIMTNPNYHIQGNQVFLGRVSVPRSIQNRDVLENYPVGETELSLKQTLKLQIEGSDPGFNYKKETPL